The following are encoded in a window of Phycisphaerae bacterium genomic DNA:
- a CDS encoding alkaline phosphatase family protein: MSKRTRRTAAAFWLGGPILCAAAVLLFPSGCWKQSTPARGKKMLVLGCDGMEPKLVRRMMDEGRLPNFSRLAAKGSFLPLTTSIPPQSPVAWSNFITGAGPGVHGIFDFIHRDPSRQAAPYYSTNRVVEGKPAKPWTLGRKYQIPAEDITPWVSTSHNELLRRGTPFWEFLGAAGIPVQMYKLPANYPPSETDHEHVCCLAGMGVPDAMGELGTYQQFSTRPRQESRAPDGYRLPLRRDATLGAFVGRLYGPTNDFHQRTPQMTVPLRIYPDPKNDVGKVVFVNENPTGNETVELVLSVGEWSDWTTIRFLKTPMGPSFDAMARFSLQRVRPDVELYVTPLNFIPTSSPVTFSEPPGFQKEIGEAIGPYHTQGFAEAFNARKHQLLSDEEYRRQSATVLEESERMLDYALERFDEGLLFFYFSSTDLQAHMFWWDSDEKHPVRSPADAKKYQAVVEDVYVRMDRALGKCMEKLGPEATVIAMSDHGFCNFRRCVGLCTWLRDEGYLVLHENQSNALLGSDWTKTRAYGLGLNGLYLNLKGREKYGIVDPAQRDALLKEISAKLLALKDPVTNQPVIRRVYRAEEWYKGPEVKNAPDLLIGYERGYRASWATCLGEFDKAVVTDNDNAWSADHCIAHDIVPGIVLSNRRIAAEAPALIDLAPTILAEFGVNKPDQMVGSNIYATSPDRIAAR, translated from the coding sequence ATGAGCAAGAGGACCCGGCGGACGGCGGCGGCGTTCTGGCTCGGCGGCCCAATTCTCTGCGCAGCGGCCGTCCTGCTGTTCCCATCCGGTTGCTGGAAGCAATCCACCCCGGCACGCGGCAAGAAAATGCTCGTCCTCGGCTGCGACGGCATGGAACCGAAGCTTGTCCGCCGCATGATGGACGAAGGCCGTCTGCCGAACTTTTCCAGGCTCGCGGCAAAGGGCTCATTCCTTCCCCTGACCACCAGCATCCCTCCGCAGAGCCCAGTGGCATGGTCGAATTTCATCACCGGCGCGGGGCCGGGCGTCCACGGGATATTTGATTTCATCCATCGCGATCCCAGCCGGCAGGCGGCGCCGTATTACTCCACCAACCGCGTGGTGGAGGGAAAGCCGGCGAAGCCGTGGACACTGGGTCGCAAATACCAGATTCCCGCGGAGGATATCACGCCGTGGGTATCGACCAGCCATAACGAACTGCTGCGTCGCGGCACTCCCTTTTGGGAATTTCTCGGAGCGGCCGGCATTCCCGTGCAAATGTACAAGCTCCCTGCCAATTACCCGCCCAGCGAGACCGACCACGAGCATGTCTGCTGCCTCGCCGGCATGGGCGTGCCCGACGCCATGGGAGAACTAGGCACCTACCAGCAATTTTCAACGCGGCCGCGGCAGGAATCCCGCGCCCCGGACGGCTATCGCCTGCCGCTCCGCCGCGACGCCACCCTCGGCGCCTTCGTCGGCAGGTTGTACGGACCCACCAACGATTTTCACCAACGCACCCCCCAGATGACGGTCCCTCTGCGGATCTATCCGGATCCGAAGAATGACGTCGGCAAGGTCGTGTTTGTGAACGAGAATCCCACCGGAAACGAGACCGTCGAGCTGGTCCTAAGCGTGGGCGAATGGAGCGATTGGACGACCATTCGGTTCCTCAAGACACCGATGGGGCCGTCCTTCGACGCCATGGCCCGGTTCAGCCTTCAGCGCGTACGGCCGGACGTGGAACTGTATGTCACGCCGCTGAACTTCATCCCCACGTCCTCGCCCGTCACGTTCAGCGAGCCGCCCGGATTTCAAAAGGAGATTGGCGAGGCGATCGGTCCCTACCACACCCAGGGTTTCGCGGAGGCGTTTAACGCCCGCAAGCACCAGCTCCTGTCGGACGAGGAGTATCGCAGGCAATCGGCGACCGTTCTGGAAGAGAGCGAGCGCATGCTCGACTACGCGCTCGAGCGCTTCGACGAAGGTCTCCTATTCTTCTATTTCTCCAGCACCGATCTGCAGGCGCACATGTTCTGGTGGGACTCGGACGAGAAACATCCGGTCCGCAGCCCCGCCGACGCGAAGAAATACCAGGCCGTGGTCGAAGACGTTTATGTGCGAATGGATCGAGCACTGGGTAAGTGCATGGAGAAGCTGGGACCGGAGGCGACCGTGATCGCCATGTCCGACCACGGTTTCTGCAATTTCCGGCGCTGTGTCGGCCTGTGTACCTGGCTGCGCGACGAGGGATACCTCGTCCTTCACGAGAATCAATCGAACGCCCTCCTCGGCTCCGACTGGACAAAGACCCGGGCCTACGGTCTGGGGCTGAACGGCCTCTACCTTAACCTCAAGGGCCGCGAAAAATACGGCATCGTCGATCCCGCCCAGCGCGACGCCCTGCTGAAGGAAATCAGCGCGAAGCTCCTCGCCCTGAAAGACCCCGTTACCAACCAGCCGGTGATACGCCGGGTGTATCGTGCCGAAGAATGGTATAAAGGCCCGGAAGTAAAAAACGCTCCGGACCTGCTCATTGGATACGAGCGTGGGTATCGGGCGAGCTGGGCGACGTGTCTGGGCGAATTCGACAAAGCGGTGGTCACCGACAATGATAACGCCTGGAGCGCCGACCATTGCATCGCGCACGACATTGTGCCGGGGATCGTCCTGTCCAACCGCCGCATCGCCGCCGAGGCGCCGGCCTTGATCGATCTGGCGCCGACGATCCTGGCCGAATTTGGAGTGAACAAGCCCGACCAGATGGTCGGCAGTAACATCTACGCGACGTCGCCCGATCGAATCGCGGCGCGATAA
- a CDS encoding trypsin-like peptidase domain-containing protein produces the protein MLTIREGALAGRKRESSAGHWALIFFLVFGAGNVRGFDNPAPLHFPPELSEVDRAALGELDRLSRAFSLIANAVKPSVVSIRAATVNREVNNELKKLFGDQEFQPVPTTGAGSGVILDEEGHIVTNNHVVADADVVRVKLADGREFRARVVGTDAMTDVAVIKIDAGRLHPARFGDSDMAEVGNIVLAIGSPFKFGHSVSHGIISATGRNEVDVDIDYKNWLQTDAPINPGNSGGPLINTRGEVIGLSVAIATDSGGHQGVGFAIPSNTVVRIAGQLKSGKKVVRGFLGVEIQPVDGKTANAYGLVELSGALISHVGEKTPAESGGLRAEDIVLSYNGKAVANHDQFKEVIALTAPGTEVVLNVWRSGSAGDLRVTIGEQPPDFTPSGSLRTSRRIRPSQAEARETADPSEPVVEKSLSVETLGLEVRNVTKRLAKRFRLDREDISGVIITQVDPTGEAYNADLKAGQLIVRANDQPVQDVDELGKILTQDALAKGVRLRVATGSTEFFAVLGTE, from the coding sequence ATGCTGACTATTCGTGAAGGGGCGTTGGCTGGAAGGAAACGTGAAAGCTCTGCCGGGCATTGGGCGTTGATCTTTTTCCTCGTGTTCGGTGCGGGGAACGTCCGGGGGTTTGATAACCCCGCGCCGCTTCATTTTCCGCCGGAGCTCTCGGAGGTCGATCGCGCGGCGCTGGGGGAACTCGATCGGCTCTCACGGGCCTTTAGCCTCATTGCGAACGCGGTCAAGCCGTCGGTGGTCAGCATCCGGGCCGCCACGGTCAACCGGGAAGTCAATAACGAACTCAAGAAGCTGTTCGGCGATCAGGAGTTTCAACCGGTACCGACGACCGGCGCCGGCAGCGGCGTGATCCTCGACGAGGAGGGCCATATCGTCACCAATAATCACGTGGTCGCCGACGCCGACGTCGTCCGCGTCAAGCTGGCCGACGGCCGCGAGTTTCGGGCCCGGGTCGTCGGCACCGACGCCATGACCGACGTCGCGGTGATCAAGATCGACGCCGGCCGCCTGCACCCCGCCCGTTTCGGCGATTCCGACATGGCAGAGGTCGGGAACATCGTCCTGGCCATTGGCAGCCCCTTTAAATTCGGCCACAGCGTTTCCCACGGGATCATCAGCGCGACGGGGCGCAATGAAGTCGACGTCGACATTGACTACAAGAACTGGCTGCAGACGGATGCGCCGATCAACCCGGGAAATTCCGGCGGTCCGCTGATTAACACCCGGGGCGAGGTCATCGGCCTCAGCGTGGCCATCGCCACCGACTCGGGCGGTCACCAGGGCGTCGGGTTCGCGATTCCGTCCAATACCGTCGTTCGCATCGCCGGCCAGCTCAAGTCCGGAAAGAAGGTTGTTCGTGGATTCCTGGGGGTTGAGATTCAACCCGTGGACGGCAAGACGGCGAATGCCTACGGGCTCGTCGAATTGTCCGGCGCCCTCATTAGCCATGTTGGCGAAAAGACGCCCGCAGAGAGCGGCGGACTTCGCGCCGAAGACATCGTGCTCTCGTACAACGGCAAGGCCGTCGCCAATCACGATCAATTCAAGGAGGTGATCGCCTTGACCGCGCCGGGCACGGAAGTGGTTCTCAATGTCTGGCGTTCCGGATCGGCGGGCGACCTGCGCGTCACGATCGGCGAACAGCCGCCGGACTTTACTCCCTCCGGCTCGCTTCGCACCAGTCGACGGATTCGGCCCTCGCAGGCGGAGGCCCGGGAGACCGCCGATCCTTCCGAGCCGGTCGTCGAGAAATCGCTGAGCGTGGAGACGCTGGGCCTGGAGGTTCGCAACGTCACCAAGCGCCTGGCCAAGCGGTTTCGTCTCGATCGCGAGGATATCAGCGGCGTGATCATTACCCAGGTGGATCCGACGGGCGAGGCCTACAACGCCGACTTGAAGGCCGGCCAATTGATCGTTCGGGCCAATGACCAGCCGGTGCAGGACGTTGACGAGTTAGGCAAGATTCTCACCCAGGACGCCCTGGCCAAAGGTGTTCGCCTCAGGGTCGCCACCGGATCTACGGAGTTCTTCGCGGTGCTAGGCACCGAGTAA
- the dnaA gene encoding chromosomal replication initiator protein DnaA, translated as MSVQLKEPVEKIRSRIEELIGAQRYKVWFKNSTHLTCADGFMKVGVPNLFIGGWIEDHFSDAISLAAREVIGKEVEVSFSIDPVLFRNMRKSQLNSQAAFIEKNAERSVRPGKNGSPAAIGPGRKLRGRLDEFVVGATNRLAYSVACSVVENPDRDAGPVFFHSACGLGKTHLLQGIANSLAETKPSIRWVYASGEEFTNQFLFALREHRLDAFRHRYREIDVLLLDDIQFLANKKATQEEFLHTFNDIQAVGKRVILASDAHPRMIADLPESLINRLMSGMIVRIERPDFETRGDILRRRAEKMNKVIPEPVIHYIADKIQTNVRELEGCLVKLLAFASLMKSPITLDTARQALEDHLRQTGRILTVSDIEQGAAAFFGITPADLHTSRKSRTIALARNVAMFLARKHTDLSFPEIGRMMGNKNHTTVLLACRRIGQLLHDDAEVSWPSVTGLQVRKLTSIIQSQEEQLGC; from the coding sequence GTGTCCGTCCAACTCAAAGAGCCAGTTGAGAAGATTCGCAGTCGCATCGAAGAACTAATTGGGGCCCAGCGGTACAAGGTCTGGTTCAAGAACTCGACGCACCTGACGTGCGCCGACGGATTCATGAAGGTCGGCGTGCCGAATCTGTTCATCGGTGGCTGGATCGAGGACCACTTTTCCGACGCTATTTCGCTCGCCGCGCGGGAAGTCATCGGCAAGGAAGTGGAGGTTAGCTTTTCCATCGATCCCGTGCTCTTCCGCAATATGCGCAAAAGCCAGCTCAATTCCCAGGCCGCCTTCATCGAAAAAAACGCCGAGCGGTCCGTCCGCCCGGGCAAAAACGGCTCGCCCGCCGCGATCGGACCGGGTCGCAAGCTGCGCGGCCGACTCGACGAATTTGTCGTCGGCGCCACGAATCGGCTGGCGTACTCGGTGGCCTGTTCCGTCGTGGAGAATCCCGATCGCGACGCCGGGCCGGTCTTCTTTCACAGCGCCTGCGGCTTAGGTAAGACGCACCTCCTCCAGGGCATCGCGAACAGCCTGGCCGAGACGAAGCCTTCGATTCGCTGGGTGTATGCCTCGGGCGAGGAATTCACCAACCAGTTTCTCTTTGCGCTTCGCGAGCATCGGCTTGACGCCTTTCGGCACCGCTACCGCGAGATCGATGTCCTTCTTTTGGACGACATCCAGTTCCTCGCCAACAAGAAGGCCACGCAGGAAGAGTTCCTGCACACCTTTAACGACATCCAAGCCGTTGGAAAGCGCGTCATACTGGCCTCGGATGCGCACCCGCGCATGATCGCGGACCTGCCGGAATCGTTGATCAACCGGCTCATGTCGGGAATGATCGTCCGGATCGAGCGGCCGGATTTCGAAACCCGGGGCGACATCCTCCGCCGCCGCGCCGAGAAAATGAACAAGGTCATTCCCGAGCCCGTCATCCACTACATCGCCGACAAAATACAAACCAATGTCCGCGAGTTGGAGGGTTGCCTCGTCAAGCTCCTTGCCTTTGCCTCCCTGATGAAGTCCCCGATCACTCTCGATACCGCCCGCCAGGCCCTCGAAGACCATCTTCGCCAGACGGGCCGCATCCTGACGGTCAGCGACATCGAGCAGGGCGCGGCGGCCTTTTTCGGCATCACGCCGGCCGATCTGCACACCTCCCGCAAGAGCCGCACCATCGCCCTGGCCCGAAACGTCGCGATGTTCCTGGCCCGGAAGCACACCGATCTGTCGTTTCCCGAGATCGGGCGGATGATGGGCAATAAGAACCACACCACCGTGCTCCTGGCGTGCCGGCGAATCGGACAACTGTTGCACGACGACGCCGAGGTGAGCTGGCCGAGCGTCACGGGTCTCCAAGTTCGAAAACTGACTTCGATCATTCAAAGTCAGGAAGAACAACTCGGCTGTTAA
- a CDS encoding GNAT family N-acetyltransferase: MSKYAIQRVPAAQARQVLRLTLASPGQTPSETEIHVATFINHARALSLDLGQQWLAQEGGRIVAACSCLESPGRTGLLFLSAYGLCGGLRDALQDLIDHILADQAQRNLRLAQCLLNLDDRENDQILSQAGFHSITDLIYMECDVPRMALGWKESPVRTDLCWGDYKTSGHQDFAELIQATYRGSLDCPAMTGLREIEDIIAGHKSVGLFQPHRWRLTRVQGSPAGCILLGENPLRRILEVAYMGVHTARRREGLGRLLIEDALRLAYHERFEKVTLAVDAKNEPAMRLYRGAGFVETMRRRAMIRLHDSK; encoded by the coding sequence ATGTCGAAGTACGCGATTCAGCGAGTTCCCGCCGCTCAAGCCCGCCAGGTGCTTCGGCTGACGCTGGCCTCGCCGGGCCAAACGCCATCGGAAACCGAGATCCACGTCGCGACGTTCATTAACCACGCCCGCGCCCTTTCCCTCGATCTTGGCCAACAATGGCTCGCACAGGAGGGCGGTCGAATTGTCGCGGCTTGTTCCTGCCTCGAGTCGCCGGGCCGCACGGGATTGCTGTTCCTGTCGGCATACGGCCTGTGCGGAGGATTGCGGGACGCGCTGCAAGATCTGATCGATCACATCCTAGCCGATCAGGCGCAGCGCAACCTGCGGCTGGCTCAATGTTTGCTGAACCTGGACGATCGGGAGAATGACCAGATTCTGTCGCAAGCCGGCTTTCATTCGATTACGGATCTCATTTACATGGAGTGCGATGTACCGAGAATGGCCTTGGGGTGGAAAGAGTCGCCGGTGCGGACCGATCTTTGCTGGGGCGACTACAAGACCAGCGGCCATCAGGACTTCGCGGAGTTGATTCAAGCAACGTACCGGGGCAGCCTCGATTGCCCGGCAATGACCGGCCTGAGGGAGATCGAAGATATCATCGCCGGCCACAAGTCAGTGGGCCTTTTTCAGCCGCATCGCTGGCGGCTGACCCGCGTGCAGGGAAGCCCGGCCGGTTGCATCCTCTTAGGCGAAAACCCTTTACGGCGTATCTTGGAAGTGGCGTATATGGGTGTTCACACTGCCCGGCGCCGAGAGGGTTTGGGCCGACTATTGATAGAGGATGCTCTCCGACTTGCGTATCATGAGCGGTTTGAAAAGGTTACGCTTGCGGTGGACGCGAAAAACGAGCCGGCCATGCGACTTTATCGCGGCGCCGGATTCGTCGAGACGATGCGTCGCCGGGCGATGATTCGACTGCATGACTCAAAGTGA
- a CDS encoding glycosyltransferase family 9 protein — protein MFPESDCKDALIIHGGALGDFVMTLRVVLTLRLSGATRVGFMGRTEFAVLARRGGVDEFIDLNTGGGHALFSDGARLPDELCHRLSTFTLVVDLLGGAESSLPQKLRRMGVRRVVTVDPRPRTDWPGHVSDQWLDDLRAAGLHTNAGPPRIELEREAVAAAREELRRMTGTSGRIALIHPGSGSARKCWPLESFLYLSDALAAEKWDSVFILGPVESEQFSIADLGRLRSAAPTVEGRALYALADLLAAADLFIGNDSGVAHLAAAVGAPTVAIFGPTQPGRWRPLGPRVAVVTGAGAIWPVPMDILAAIRTICGPASP, from the coding sequence ATGTTCCCTGAAAGCGACTGCAAAGACGCCCTGATCATCCACGGCGGCGCGCTGGGCGATTTTGTCATGACCCTGCGCGTCGTTCTCACGTTGCGATTGAGCGGCGCGACGCGCGTTGGTTTCATGGGGCGGACGGAATTCGCGGTGCTCGCCCGCCGGGGCGGCGTGGATGAATTCATCGACCTGAATACCGGCGGCGGTCATGCACTATTCTCCGACGGCGCCCGGCTTCCCGATGAGCTTTGTCACCGGTTGTCGACATTCACGTTGGTCGTGGACCTGCTGGGTGGAGCCGAGAGTTCCTTGCCGCAGAAGCTCCGCCGGATGGGTGTACGGCGCGTTGTGACGGTCGATCCGCGGCCCCGAACCGATTGGCCGGGGCATGTCAGCGATCAATGGCTGGATGATCTTCGCGCCGCCGGGTTGCACACGAACGCCGGTCCGCCGCGGATCGAACTCGAACGAGAAGCGGTCGCCGCCGCGCGAGAAGAATTGCGCAGGATGACCGGGACGAGCGGGCGAATCGCCCTCATCCATCCGGGCAGCGGTTCCGCCAGGAAATGTTGGCCGTTGGAGAGCTTTCTGTACCTCAGCGACGCGCTAGCCGCTGAAAAATGGGACTCGGTTTTTATCCTCGGGCCTGTCGAGTCGGAACAATTTTCGATTGCGGACCTGGGCCGGCTGCGATCCGCGGCGCCAACGGTGGAAGGTCGCGCGCTCTACGCGCTCGCGGATCTGCTTGCGGCGGCAGATCTCTTCATCGGAAACGACAGCGGCGTCGCGCATCTCGCGGCGGCCGTCGGCGCTCCCACGGTCGCCATCTTTGGCCCGACGCAACCAGGACGATGGCGGCCCCTTGGTCCTCGCGTCGCTGTGGTGACGGGCGCCGGGGCGATCTGGCCGGTCCCTATGGACATTCTCGCCGCAATCCGAACAATCTGCGGACCCGCATCGCCCTGA
- a CDS encoding DUF4159 domain-containing protein: protein MLMHYRARAIAYLIVIGCCIPSFAEGVSDRDVDAAIRRGVAALLDRISQLDEVTYVSTDDPPQTLKVRGTIVQNAGGTLRLKTPEGWTLSIAQNRVSEIVTRGHITPELEGMLRGGPSALAALALVTAGVETTEPKMAMLLDALAQDDTNEMGTYVHSLRSATWSALLERRISRPNRQRFRKLLTADLRWLVQAMQPDGGYNYTQAGGRWDHSNTQFGNLGVWAAGVAKLEVSPQTYQTISHHWLETQDDSGGWSYRGESTPTSSMTIAGCNSLYIVLDQLYTRSGGAYRLFGGIRPDKKSEEPVQRICAAIARGDDYLRENPPNPTMNDGYELFGLERLGLASGQAILGGEDWYRQYVDAVSRRGWGENVVADSFALIFLVHGQAPVVIQRMVWGQQDRDAGYYFRDVANLTRYLSRTFERLHRWQRISVNAELREMQDAPLLYLSGRRGLELPESTHQRIRHYLDAGGTVFLHSDGASRAFTASATALFEKMFGDRGYRFQELEKGHAVYHAQFGAGQTPWKHIVPLRGLSDGSRVMVFLCPKDIAGAWHQDRGRFEDLFRIMANVRVYSAPPYAQLPRILRESQPPGRAAPPAGALRLARLSHDGHWNAHSGAWQRYSIGLRHRAGIDLFVAPDITPDAPSFAEADLVYLTVKAPGGLPREIADRLTEYLKGGGFLLIDAGDGQPAGIQSVGEWVDQIEIGERGVLPTEHAIFRGSFRNGRPLTDLVATDAGAGLTRGGAPPPMFTRTLDGRVVVLACPFDVIAGLDGHFIWNRSGYLPESTERIVDNILLWRLETKGRPSSHVP, encoded by the coding sequence ATGCTTATGCACTATCGCGCGCGAGCCATTGCTTATCTGATCGTCATCGGCTGTTGCATTCCGTCTTTTGCGGAAGGCGTTTCGGATCGCGATGTGGACGCCGCGATCCGCAGGGGCGTGGCGGCCCTCCTGGATCGGATTAGCCAGTTGGACGAGGTGACGTACGTTTCCACGGACGATCCTCCTCAGACCTTGAAAGTTCGGGGGACCATTGTGCAGAACGCCGGCGGCACTCTTCGTCTGAAGACGCCGGAGGGCTGGACCCTCTCCATTGCCCAAAATCGCGTCTCCGAGATCGTCACGCGTGGGCATATCACACCGGAGCTGGAGGGAATGCTGCGCGGCGGGCCGTCGGCGCTGGCGGCGTTGGCGCTGGTCACCGCGGGCGTCGAAACGACGGAGCCAAAGATGGCCATGCTCCTCGATGCGCTGGCTCAAGATGACACGAACGAGATGGGGACCTACGTTCACAGCTTGCGGTCGGCAACGTGGAGCGCGCTTCTGGAGCGGCGCATCAGCCGCCCGAACCGGCAGCGATTTCGAAAACTGCTGACGGCCGATTTGCGGTGGCTGGTCCAGGCGATGCAGCCCGACGGGGGGTACAATTACACGCAGGCGGGAGGGCGCTGGGACCACTCCAATACGCAGTTCGGTAACCTCGGCGTCTGGGCCGCAGGCGTCGCGAAGCTGGAGGTTAGTCCCCAAACCTACCAAACGATCAGCCATCATTGGCTCGAAACGCAGGACGATTCCGGCGGGTGGAGCTATCGCGGAGAATCGACGCCGACGTCGTCGATGACGATCGCCGGATGCAACAGCCTTTATATTGTTCTCGACCAACTGTACACGCGCTCCGGCGGCGCGTACCGGCTTTTTGGGGGCATTCGACCGGACAAGAAATCGGAGGAGCCGGTTCAGCGAATCTGCGCCGCCATCGCGCGGGGCGACGACTACTTGCGCGAAAATCCACCGAATCCGACGATGAACGACGGGTATGAGCTGTTTGGATTGGAGCGGCTGGGCTTGGCCAGTGGGCAGGCGATCCTCGGTGGCGAAGACTGGTATCGACAGTACGTTGACGCAGTCTCTCGCCGAGGTTGGGGGGAAAATGTCGTCGCCGATTCTTTCGCCCTCATCTTTCTCGTCCATGGGCAGGCACCGGTCGTGATTCAGCGCATGGTGTGGGGCCAACAAGATCGCGACGCGGGATATTATTTCCGCGATGTCGCCAACCTGACGCGCTACCTGTCGCGCACGTTTGAGCGCTTGCACCGCTGGCAGCGGATATCCGTGAACGCCGAGTTGCGGGAGATGCAGGACGCGCCGCTGCTCTATCTCAGCGGGCGGCGCGGATTGGAGCTGCCGGAATCGACGCACCAGCGAATTCGTCATTACCTCGATGCCGGCGGGACCGTTTTCCTGCATTCCGACGGCGCCTCCAGGGCGTTCACGGCCTCAGCGACCGCGCTTTTTGAAAAAATGTTCGGCGATCGCGGCTATCGTTTTCAGGAGTTGGAAAAAGGACATGCCGTTTATCATGCGCAGTTCGGGGCCGGGCAGACGCCGTGGAAACATATTGTGCCGTTGAGGGGGTTGTCCGACGGCTCGCGAGTCATGGTCTTCCTTTGCCCCAAGGACATCGCGGGCGCATGGCATCAGGATCGCGGCCGCTTTGAAGACCTGTTCCGTATCATGGCCAATGTTCGCGTCTATAGCGCGCCGCCCTACGCACAACTCCCGCGCATACTCCGGGAGAGCCAGCCGCCCGGTCGCGCGGCGCCGCCGGCGGGCGCGCTGCGCCTCGCGCGCCTGTCGCACGATGGACATTGGAACGCGCACTCGGGCGCGTGGCAGCGCTACAGCATCGGACTGCGGCACCGCGCCGGGATAGATCTGTTCGTCGCTCCGGATATCACCCCGGACGCTCCTTCTTTCGCGGAAGCGGATTTGGTCTACCTGACCGTCAAGGCGCCGGGCGGCTTGCCGCGGGAGATTGCCGATCGTCTTACGGAGTATTTGAAGGGCGGCGGGTTTCTGCTCATTGATGCCGGCGACGGTCAGCCCGCTGGCATCCAGTCCGTCGGCGAATGGGTGGATCAGATCGAAATCGGCGAACGAGGCGTCCTGCCCACGGAGCATGCCATCTTTCGCGGCTCGTTCCGCAACGGCCGGCCCCTGACCGATCTTGTAGCGACCGATGCCGGGGCGGGGCTGACGCGCGGCGGCGCGCCTCCGCCGATGTTCACGCGCACGCTCGACGGCCGCGTTGTCGTTTTGGCTTGTCCGTTCGACGTGATTGCCGGGCTGGACGGTCATTTTATCTGGAACCGCAGCGGCTATCTGCCTGAATCCACGGAGCGGATCGTCGATAACATCCTGTTGTGGCGATTGGAGACGAAGGGGCGGCCCTCTTCCCATGTTCCCTGA
- a CDS encoding aminotransferase class V-fold PLP-dependent enzyme, with protein MTSRLYLDNAATSFPKPPEVFEAMRRYAEELGASAGRGAYREALASGELVADCRRRLATLINAPATDHVVFTHNCSTALNQAIKGYLRKGDHVVTSRMEHNSVLRPLQALSDEGLLEVTHAPADCETGRVDAADLLAAIRPRTKLIVLAHASNVTGTLQPIEAVGAEAQRRGIPFLVDAAQTAGHVLIDVQAMKIDLLAIPGHKGLLGPLGTGALYIRPGLEGAITPLVQGGTGSVSERPVQPDFMPDKFESGSHNAIGLAGLAAALQWIEDQSIESLAAHDRAVCARFLQKARELPGLVVYGPQHAEERVGVFSVRLSGLEPGELSALLETEFGILTRSGLHCAPMAHETIGTHTDGGTTRISFGAFNTPAHIDFCVEALGKLSDVAVSR; from the coding sequence TTGACCTCGCGACTCTACCTCGATAACGCCGCCACGAGCTTTCCCAAGCCGCCGGAGGTCTTCGAGGCCATGCGGCGTTATGCCGAGGAACTGGGCGCGTCGGCCGGCCGCGGGGCGTATCGGGAGGCACTGGCGAGCGGGGAACTCGTCGCCGATTGCCGCCGGCGCCTGGCGACGCTGATCAACGCGCCGGCGACCGATCATGTCGTGTTCACCCACAATTGCTCCACCGCGCTCAATCAGGCGATCAAAGGCTATTTGCGGAAGGGCGATCACGTCGTCACTTCGCGGATGGAGCATAACTCCGTATTGCGTCCGCTTCAGGCGTTGTCGGACGAGGGTCTCCTCGAAGTCACTCATGCACCGGCGGACTGCGAGACAGGGCGAGTGGATGCCGCAGACCTGCTCGCCGCAATTCGGCCGCGAACCAAATTGATCGTCCTCGCGCACGCGAGTAATGTGACCGGCACATTGCAGCCGATCGAAGCTGTCGGCGCGGAGGCCCAGCGGCGCGGGATTCCGTTTCTGGTCGACGCGGCCCAGACCGCCGGTCATGTTCTCATTGACGTGCAGGCCATGAAAATCGATCTGCTGGCGATTCCGGGCCACAAGGGGTTGCTTGGTCCGCTGGGCACCGGCGCGCTGTATATACGGCCGGGCCTCGAAGGAGCGATTACGCCGCTGGTGCAGGGCGGGACGGGCTCTGTCAGCGAGCGGCCGGTGCAACCTGATTTCATGCCGGACAAGTTCGAGTCGGGCAGCCACAATGCGATCGGTTTGGCGGGCCTGGCGGCGGCACTTCAATGGATCGAGGATCAATCCATTGAATCGCTGGCGGCACATGATCGAGCGGTTTGTGCCCGCTTCCTGCAAAAAGCCCGTGAACTCCCCGGTTTGGTTGTTTATGGCCCGCAGCACGCGGAGGAGCGGGTCGGCGTGTTCAGTGTTCGGCTGAGCGGGCTGGAGCCCGGTGAATTGTCGGCTCTTCTGGAAACCGAATTTGGCATTCTGACCCGTTCAGGCTTGCACTGCGCTCCAATGGCGCACGAGACGATTGGCACCCACACAGACGGCGGCACGACGAGGATTTCGTTTGGCGCCTTTAACACGCCGGCGCACATCGACTTCTGCGTAGAGGCGTTGGGCAAGCTCTCCGACGTCGCCGTCAGCCGCTGA